In Mastacembelus armatus chromosome 5, fMasArm1.2, whole genome shotgun sequence, a single genomic region encodes these proteins:
- the LOC113129841 gene encoding RNA-binding protein 38-like — MLLHQFMNGALEVMHPSPIQKDTTFTKIFVGGLPYHTNDASLRKYFEAFGDIDEAVVITDRQTGKSRGYGFVTMTDRGAAERACKDPNPIIDGRKANVNLAYLGAKPRSIQTGISIGVQPIHPALIQRQYGLAQPYVYPQAFVQPSLVLPSQVSTSISTSPYLDYSAAYTQYAQAAFEQQYPYAASPAGFLGYSYATSPTATAGPAAAATAPATVHPTVASATGPAPAFLHYAPQHIQPDRMQ, encoded by the exons ATGCTTCTGCATCAGTTCATGAACGGAGCCCTGGAAGTCATGCATCCCTCACCGATTCAGAAAGACACAACTTTTACCAAAATCTTTGTCGGGGGGCTGCCGTACCACACGAACGACGCCTCTCTGAGAAAATACTTCGAGGCCTTTGGGGACATTGATGAGGCTGTGGTgataacagacagacagaccggCAAATCCAGAGGATACGGCTTT GTGACAATGACAGATCggggagcagcagagagagccTGCAAGGATCCCAACCCCATCATTGACGGCAGGAAGGCCAATGTTAACCTGGCTTACCTGGGTGCCAAACCTCGCAGCATACAGACAG GCATATCCATCGGAGTGCAGCCCATTCACCCAGCACTCATCCAGAGGCAGTATGG GTTGGCCCAGCCATATGTCTACCCACAAGCCTTTGTGCAGCCCAGCCTGGTGCTGCCCTCTCAGGTTTCCACTTCCATCAGCACCAGCCCCTACCTGGACTACAGTGCAGCCTACACTCAGTACGCGCAGGCAGCCTTTGAACAGCAGTACCCATATGCCGCCTCCCCAGCTGGCTTCCTAGGCTACAGCTACGCTACCAGTCCCACAGCCACCGCTGGTCCAGCTGCCGCCGCCACAGCCCCAGCCACCGTCCACCCCACCGTCGCCTCTGCCACCGGCCCAGCCCCTGCCTTCCTGCACTACGCTCCCCAGCACATCCAGCCAGATCGCATGCAGTGA